The Lewinellaceae bacterium genome segment GAATACCACCGCCAGGGGCTGGACATGATGTACACCGATCCCGTGAAGGGCCGCGCGGCCATGGCTGCCGCCATCGAGCAATTTGACCAGGTTCGCACCAGCTATCCTTCCTCGATGATCATCCAGCTGATCGCGACCATCAAAGCCAATGAGGTGGTCCAGGTATTCAAGGTGGCAGATGCCGCCCAGAAGACCAAGGTCTACGATGTGATGACACACCTCGACCCCTCGAATGCGCGTTATTACGCTACCCTCAAATCCTAGCGTTCCGATGCATCACCTGGCCATCTTCGCCTCCGGCATCGGTTCCAATGCGCGCAAGATCATGGAATATTTTGAACACCACCCAGCGATCCGCGTCAGTGCCATCGTGACCAATAATCCGCACGCTGGCGTGATCAGGCACGCCCGGGAATTTGGCGTCCCTCTGCTCGTGATTGACAAATCCATGCTGCGGCAAAAAGGTGTGGTCGCCCAGCTCTTGAAGGATCGGGGTATCGACTGGATCATCCTGGCCGGCTTCCTCCTCCTCATCCCTCCGGATCTCGTCGAAGCTTTTCCGGACCGCATACTGAACATCCACCCGGCGCTGCTGCCCAAATACGGAGGCAAGGGCATGTACGGCATGCATGTACATGAGGCTGTCAGGGACGCCGGCGAATCCGAGACCGGCATCACCATCCATTTTGTCAATACGCGTTACGACGAAGGCCGCATCTATTTCCAGGCCCGTTGTGATGTCACGAAAAGTGACACCCCGGAAGACATCGCCCACAAGGTCCACCAGCTGGAATACCGCCATTTCGCTCCGATGATCGAAAAGGCGATCCGGGAGAGCGAAAGCTACTCCTGAATCAACATAAAGGTTTTAAACCTATTGGTCATTCCGTACCGACGCTCATTCCCCGGTCGGCATCCGGAACTGAAGGCGAAGCATGAACAGCAACGGAGAAATCCGTTCCAATAATTAAAATATTAAACTTATATTGGATAACAATCGATCCACCATGACTACCTTATTGGCAAA includes the following:
- a CDS encoding phosphoribosylglycinamide formyltransferase, producing the protein MHHLAIFASGIGSNARKIMEYFEHHPAIRVSAIVTNNPHAGVIRHAREFGVPLLVIDKSMLRQKGVVAQLLKDRGIDWIILAGFLLLIPPDLVEAFPDRILNIHPALLPKYGGKGMYGMHVHEAVRDAGESETGITIHFVNTRYDEGRIYFQARCDVTKSDTPEDIAHKVHQLEYRHFAPMIEKAIRESESYS